A region of Deltaproteobacteria bacterium DNA encodes the following proteins:
- a CDS encoding ABC transporter substrate-binding protein, translating into MFEILWFLGGSMRKGLVVPTLCLLTFLFGAVVQAQNLRISYSGVSGQNNVIWVTYEAGLFKKYGLNTEMLMIAGGVTNIQALMAGEIAFVYQGAASPVQAIAQNADLTIIATTYGLMPYGIVSGKGIQTAADLKGKRVAVSRIGGIEETAIRIALDKLGVGARNVTFIQTGADPVRVAAVESGAASAAALAPPGLFGATARGLNLLTDLGALKIRYPTSVISARRTALTTERPMAKRFLMALTEGLHVYRSNKTLGMQAMQKYTKQTNPEILSQSYDYFIKNTPTVPLSELAAFENAMPTDKPTDRKPQSFYDNSILEELVNEGFVKKVAR; encoded by the coding sequence ATGTTCGAGATACTATGGTTTCTCGGAGGCTCGATGAGAAAAGGGCTCGTTGTCCCGACCTTGTGTCTGCTGACGTTTCTGTTTGGAGCTGTCGTTCAGGCGCAAAACCTGCGGATCAGTTATTCCGGCGTCTCGGGACAGAACAATGTGATCTGGGTGACCTACGAAGCCGGCTTGTTCAAGAAATACGGCCTCAATACGGAAATGCTGATGATCGCCGGCGGTGTGACCAACATCCAGGCGCTGATGGCGGGGGAGATCGCCTTTGTCTATCAGGGCGCCGCTTCGCCGGTGCAGGCGATTGCGCAGAACGCTGACTTGACGATCATCGCCACGACCTATGGCTTGATGCCCTACGGCATCGTCAGCGGGAAGGGGATACAGACGGCCGCCGACCTCAAGGGCAAACGGGTCGCGGTGTCGCGCATCGGCGGCATCGAAGAGACGGCGATTCGCATTGCGCTCGACAAGCTCGGCGTCGGCGCGCGCAATGTGACGTTTATTCAGACCGGCGCCGATCCAGTGCGGGTCGCCGCGGTGGAATCGGGCGCGGCGTCGGCCGCGGCGCTGGCGCCGCCGGGACTTTTTGGGGCGACGGCCCGTGGGTTGAATTTGCTGACCGATCTCGGAGCGCTCAAGATTCGCTATCCGACGTCGGTCATTTCGGCGCGCCGAACCGCGCTGACGACTGAACGGCCGATGGCCAAGCGATTTCTCATGGCGCTCACCGAAGGGTTGCACGTTTACCGCTCTAACAAGACCCTCGGCATGCAGGCGATGCAGAAGTACACCAAGCAGACCAACCCGGAAATTCTGTCGCAGTCCTACGATTATTTCATCAAGAACACGCCGACCGTGCCGTTGTCTGAACTGGCGGCGTTCGAAAACGCCATGCCCACCGATAAGCCGACCGACCGCAAGCCGCAGAGTTTTTACGACAACTCGATCTTGGAGGAGCTGGTCAACGAAGGCTTCGTCAAGAAAGTTGCTCGTTGA
- a CDS encoding ABC transporter permease — protein sequence MRTSKLNGIVFLLALLVLWECVAQAGWVNPLIVPPLSRILQVFYDLVSSGQIPLQIVASMKRAAAGYLLAALVFIPLGIAMGLWRRVDDFFAVIVEMLRPIPPPVVIPVALLFFGLEDSMKIFVIFFSCAWPILLNTLDGVRSVDPILLHTARTFGLSYGKTIWQVILPASAPQIMTGLRVSLPITLILVVISEMVGSTDGIGYFVLDAQRRFKVAQMYAGMLVLALLGYVLNVVFDWVYRNLLSWHVGSRKDES from the coding sequence GTGAGAACCTCGAAGCTCAACGGTATCGTGTTTTTGCTAGCACTCTTGGTGCTATGGGAGTGCGTCGCTCAGGCGGGCTGGGTCAATCCCTTAATCGTGCCGCCGCTCAGCCGCATTCTGCAAGTCTTTTACGACTTGGTGTCGTCCGGCCAGATTCCGCTGCAGATCGTCGCGAGCATGAAACGCGCGGCGGCCGGTTATTTGTTGGCGGCGCTGGTCTTCATTCCGCTCGGCATCGCCATGGGATTGTGGCGGCGGGTTGACGATTTCTTTGCGGTGATTGTCGAAATGCTCCGGCCGATTCCGCCGCCGGTGGTGATACCGGTCGCCTTGCTTTTCTTCGGCTTGGAAGATTCCATGAAGATCTTCGTGATTTTTTTCTCGTGCGCCTGGCCGATTTTGCTCAACACGCTCGACGGCGTGCGCAGCGTCGACCCGATCTTACTGCACACCGCACGCACCTTTGGTTTATCCTATGGGAAAACCATCTGGCAGGTGATTCTGCCGGCGAGCGCGCCGCAGATCATGACCGGTCTGCGGGTCAGCCTGCCGATCACGCTGATCCTAGTGGTGATCTCGGAGATGGTCGGCAGCACCGACGGCATCGGCTATTTCGTGCTCGATGCCCAGCGGCGTTTCAAAGTGGCGCAAATGTACGCCGGCATGTTGGTGCTGGCGCTGCTAGGATACGTGCTGAATGTTGTCTTTGACTGGGTCTACAGGAATCTATTGTCGTGGCATGTCGGAAGTAGGAAGGATGAATCATGA
- a CDS encoding ABC transporter permease, which translates to MTEAKRFNWLGWLAFAGLLLAWEFAARGNPKLQLYFPPISTIMASLCQLVVGGRIGGHFWVTVIRFFAGYALAALIAVLLGIVLGYFRVLHSFVAMLIEFLRPMPSVAIIPVAILLLGIGDGMIVAVTVYASIWAILINTIEGVRHIEPTLIDTARTFGLGRGQVLWQIILPAASPYIVTGLRIGLSIALILVTTAEMIAGSKGLGFFILDEERSMNSSNMYAGIVVVAVLGYALNRVFLIIESKAMRWHHGMTARGGA; encoded by the coding sequence ATGACGGAAGCTAAGCGATTCAATTGGCTCGGCTGGCTCGCGTTTGCCGGGCTTTTGCTAGCCTGGGAGTTTGCCGCGCGCGGTAACCCCAAGCTGCAACTTTATTTCCCGCCAATCAGTACGATCATGGCGTCGCTCTGTCAGCTTGTTGTCGGCGGCCGGATCGGCGGCCATTTCTGGGTAACGGTGATCCGTTTCTTTGCGGGCTACGCGCTTGCCGCGTTAATTGCAGTCTTGCTCGGCATCGTGCTTGGCTATTTCCGCGTGCTCCATAGCTTTGTCGCCATGCTGATCGAATTTCTCCGGCCGATGCCGTCGGTGGCGATCATTCCGGTGGCGATCTTACTGCTCGGCATCGGCGACGGCATGATTGTCGCGGTGACGGTCTACGCCAGCATCTGGGCGATCTTGATCAATACCATCGAAGGTGTGCGCCACATCGAGCCGACGTTGATCGATACCGCGCGGACCTTCGGCCTCGGGCGCGGGCAGGTGCTCTGGCAAATCATTCTGCCGGCGGCGTCGCCATACATTGTCACGGGATTGCGCATCGGTTTATCGATCGCGCTAATTCTCGTAACCACCGCGGAGATGATCGCCGGCAGCAAGGGACTGGGCTTTTTCATCCTCGACGAAGAGCGCTCGATGAACAGCAGCAACATGTACGCCGGGATTGTCGTCGTTGCGGTGCTCGGCTATGCGCTGAACCGGGTTTTTCTCATCATCGAAAGTAAAGCGATGCGCTGGCACCACGGCATGACCGCGCGCGGCGGCGCATAG
- a CDS encoding ABC transporter ATP-binding protein, whose product MLQVQGLSKSYRQAGGETTVAIGNITCAVEAGEFVSFVGPSGCGKTTLLMSIAGLLAPTAGKIIVNGSEVAGPPRDLVLLFQEYNKSLFAWRTVLGNVLFGVHARGNHSTEGDAKARQLIELVGLKGFEKHYPWELSGGMQQRVAIARALAYEPQLLLMDEPFGALDALTRLELEDMLLKLWAELRTTILFITHDIEEAIYLSDRIWMLSRRPSQIVQEFRIDFSRPRHQVNTRAEPRFMEIRNDIYRQIGNAGAS is encoded by the coding sequence ATTCTCCAGGTCCAAGGCCTTTCCAAGAGTTACCGTCAGGCCGGCGGTGAAACCACCGTCGCCATTGGCAACATCACCTGCGCAGTCGAAGCCGGTGAGTTCGTTTCGTTCGTCGGGCCGTCCGGCTGCGGCAAGACGACGCTATTGATGTCGATTGCCGGGCTGCTTGCGCCGACAGCCGGCAAGATCATCGTCAATGGCAGCGAAGTCGCCGGGCCGCCGCGCGATCTAGTATTACTGTTCCAGGAATACAACAAGTCGCTTTTCGCCTGGCGCACGGTGCTCGGCAACGTGCTGTTTGGCGTCCATGCGCGCGGCAATCATTCCACTGAAGGGGATGCCAAGGCGCGCCAATTGATCGAGTTGGTCGGCCTCAAGGGCTTCGAAAAGCATTATCCTTGGGAGCTCTCCGGCGGCATGCAGCAGCGCGTGGCGATCGCCCGGGCGCTGGCGTACGAACCGCAGCTATTGCTGATGGATGAGCCCTTCGGCGCTCTCGATGCGCTGACGCGCTTGGAGCTCGAAGACATGCTGCTCAAGCTTTGGGCCGAACTGAGAACCACGATTCTGTTCATTACCCACGATATCGAAGAGGCGATTTATCTCTCGGATCGAATCTGGATGCTGAGCCGGCGCCCGTCGCAAATCGTCCAGGAATTTAGAATCGACTTTTCCCGCCCGCGTCATCAAGTCAACACGCGCGCCGAGCCGCGCTTCATGGAGATCCGCAACGATATCTATCGGCAGATTGGCAATGCCGGTGCTTCATGA
- a CDS encoding metallopeptidase family protein: MDKNDFKKAVVQVLDRLPKEFRDQLLNLEIVIEKRPSAELLREEGLDPRHDSLYGIYQGVPLPERSLLDPPLLPDKITIFSEPLLEDFPDPQDLREEIRLTVLHEIAHFFGMDEDEIEDLGY, translated from the coding sequence TTGGACAAAAACGATTTTAAGAAAGCGGTTGTGCAAGTTTTAGACCGCTTGCCGAAAGAATTTCGCGATCAGTTGCTGAATCTCGAAATCGTCATCGAGAAACGGCCCAGCGCGGAGCTCTTGCGCGAAGAAGGCCTCGACCCGCGCCACGATAGTTTGTATGGCATCTATCAAGGCGTTCCCCTGCCCGAGCGTTCCTTGCTCGATCCGCCGCTGTTACCGGACAAGATTACCATTTTTTCCGAGCCGTTGCTCGAAGATTTTCCCGATCCGCAAGATTTGCGTGAGGAGATTCGGCTGACGGTGCTACACGAGATCGCCCATTTCTTCGGCATGGACGAGGATGAGATAGAGGATTTGGGGTATTGA
- a CDS encoding transporter substrate-binding domain-containing protein has translation MLISRRNFLTKVTVGVAGVSLLRDVVWAQTKSKLGYMKIVDNAAMFMAMEKGFFKAEGLELETVPMAGGAVIVQGVTSGDLQFGWTNVISLYQAFVEGFDFKLIAGGATNVRGSNETHAIIVGKDSPIKQAKDLEGKTVAVNTLNNIVHLMAMAWVDKNGGAAGKIKFIEIPFPAMEAALVAGKVDAISVQEPFAAAAARRAETRVLSNPWGDVLPRFLVASWFASEKWIQKNKSTGEAFVRAINRGVDAIRTDKDGARAAMIKWAGLNPDFVGKIGLPQFEKAINEKDVQVTMDLTYKYKLISKPLKAREVLSDLARKA, from the coding sequence ATGTTGATCAGTCGGCGTAATTTTCTGACGAAGGTAACGGTCGGTGTGGCGGGCGTGTCGCTGCTGCGCGATGTCGTTTGGGCGCAGACCAAGAGCAAGCTCGGCTACATGAAGATCGTCGACAACGCGGCGATGTTCATGGCGATGGAAAAGGGTTTCTTCAAGGCCGAAGGCCTGGAGTTGGAAACCGTTCCCATGGCCGGCGGCGCGGTGATCGTGCAGGGCGTGACCTCGGGCGATCTGCAGTTTGGCTGGACCAATGTGATTTCGCTCTATCAGGCATTTGTCGAAGGCTTCGATTTCAAGCTCATCGCCGGCGGCGCCACCAATGTGCGCGGCAGCAACGAAACCCACGCGATCATCGTCGGCAAAGATTCACCGATCAAGCAGGCTAAAGACCTCGAAGGCAAAACCGTCGCGGTCAATACCTTGAACAACATCGTGCACCTGATGGCGATGGCGTGGGTCGACAAGAACGGCGGCGCGGCCGGCAAAATAAAATTTATCGAAATTCCTTTCCCCGCCATGGAGGCCGCCTTGGTCGCCGGCAAGGTCGACGCCATCAGCGTACAGGAGCCGTTTGCCGCCGCGGCGGCGCGGCGCGCCGAAACCCGCGTGCTCTCGAATCCTTGGGGCGACGTGCTGCCGAGATTCCTGGTCGCCAGCTGGTTTGCTTCCGAGAAGTGGATTCAAAAAAACAAATCCACGGGCGAGGCGTTTGTGCGCGCGATCAATCGCGGCGTTGACGCCATTCGCACCGACAAAGACGGCGCGCGCGCGGCGATGATCAAATGGGCCGGCTTGAACCCCGACTTCGTCGGCAAGATTGGCCTGCCGCAGTTTGAAAAAGCGATCAACGAAAAAGACGTTCAGGTGACGATGGACCTGACCTACAAGTACAAATTGATTTCCAAGCCGCTCAAAGCGCGCGAAGTGTTGAGCGACCTAGCGCGCAAAGCATGA
- a CDS encoding aminotransferase class I/II-fold pyridoxal phosphate-dependent enzyme produces the protein MGHDNTRKPAFSSSDANKLGFSTLAVHGGEPRPKLGSSLATPIVQTATYTFSGTAELHDHFQHKIDREEYGRYGNPTQKIAEQKLAALEGAEDCLLFSSGMAAVTTALYAVLSHNSHVVVTDDSYRRTRQFLTQTLHRYGIEVSVVPAGDYEAIEEAIRPTTRMLVSESPTNPYNRIVDMERFAAIGKKHRVKTLIDATFATPFNQRPLEFGIDLVLHSATKYLAGHNDLLAGAVLGSEALVDGVRSLQHITGAVVDPMAAYLLIRGLKTFALRVQRQNTNAQALAEFLAKHRRVDAVHYAGLPTHPHHQIAKRQMRGFGGVVSFEVKGDLEATSRVVDGCRIPQIAPSLGGVESLIEQPALMSFYELSTEERLQVGIKDNLIRYSVGIEDTEDLLADIAAALDRV, from the coding sequence ATGGGACACGACAACACGCGTAAACCAGCTTTTTCCAGCAGCGATGCCAACAAACTTGGCTTTAGCACATTGGCGGTGCACGGCGGCGAGCCGCGGCCGAAACTCGGCAGCTCGCTGGCGACGCCGATCGTGCAGACCGCGACCTATACGTTCTCCGGCACGGCGGAGCTGCACGATCACTTTCAGCACAAGATCGACCGTGAAGAGTATGGCCGCTACGGTAACCCGACGCAAAAAATCGCCGAGCAAAAGCTTGCTGCCTTGGAAGGGGCGGAAGATTGCCTGCTGTTCTCCAGCGGCATGGCGGCGGTGACGACGGCGCTCTATGCCGTGCTCTCACACAATTCTCACGTGGTGGTGACCGACGATTCCTATCGCCGCACGCGGCAGTTTCTGACCCAGACATTGCACCGCTATGGCATCGAGGTCTCGGTCGTGCCCGCCGGCGACTACGAAGCCATCGAAGAGGCGATCCGCCCGACGACACGCATGCTGGTGAGCGAGTCGCCGACCAATCCTTACAATCGCATTGTCGACATGGAGCGCTTCGCCGCCATCGGCAAGAAACACCGGGTAAAGACTTTGATCGATGCCACCTTTGCCACGCCGTTCAATCAGCGGCCGCTCGAATTTGGCATCGACTTGGTGCTGCATTCGGCCACGAAATATTTGGCTGGTCACAACGATCTGTTGGCGGGCGCCGTGCTTGGCTCGGAGGCTTTGGTCGATGGTGTTCGTTCGCTGCAGCACATCACCGGCGCGGTCGTCGATCCGATGGCCGCCTATCTGCTCATTCGCGGACTCAAGACTTTTGCCTTGCGCGTGCAGCGGCAAAATACCAATGCTCAAGCCTTGGCCGAGTTTCTCGCCAAACATCGGCGCGTCGACGCCGTCCACTATGCCGGGCTGCCGACCCATCCGCACCATCAGATTGCCAAACGGCAAATGCGCGGCTTTGGCGGTGTAGTTTCGTTCGAAGTCAAAGGCGATCTGGAAGCAACCTCGCGGGTTGTCGACGGCTGCCGCATTCCGCAGATAGCGCCGTCGCTGGGCGGCGTCGAAAGCCTGATTGAACAGCCGGCGCTCATGAGCTTCTACGAGCTGTCAACGGAAGAACGCTTACAAGTAGGCATCAAGGATAACTTGATCCGCTACTCAGTGGGCATCGAAGACACCGAGGACTTGCTTGCCGACATCGCGGCGGCGCTCGATCGCGTGTAG
- a CDS encoding ornithine cyclodeaminase family protein, whose protein sequence is MLLINNQEVEKLFTMKDCLDALEDGYDDLSKGDAVYRPRLDLWMPCERPDGYWRWGTMEGASRKIGVFAIRMKSDVVYWPSGETEEKYCMQPGTWCGLVMVFSVRNGEPLAIVNDGLLQHMRVGGCAGLGAKYLSRQDACDVGIFGSGGMARSYLEAFYEVRKLRRVRVYSPTKANREAFAREMTGKLDIEVVAVDGPEKVVREADIVATCTDSTQTVFDQPEWLKEGAHITCVRACEVGPKVIKQCDLSVKLGRNTFEAMDEGMIRLHGNAGFIAGQPEERARIPNPAVDNYKGDYFKYFMDIRSGKVPGRQNNKQVTFFINAGTQGLQFAACAGKVVELAKQKKMGRELPTEWFLQDIRD, encoded by the coding sequence ATGCTGTTAATCAACAATCAGGAAGTGGAAAAATTGTTCACCATGAAAGACTGCCTCGACGCGCTCGAGGACGGCTATGACGACTTGAGCAAGGGGGATGCGGTTTATCGTCCCAGACTCGATCTGTGGATGCCCTGCGAGCGGCCCGACGGCTATTGGCGCTGGGGCACGATGGAGGGGGCGAGCCGCAAGATCGGCGTCTTTGCCATTCGCATGAAGTCCGACGTGGTGTATTGGCCGAGCGGCGAGACCGAAGAGAAATATTGCATGCAGCCCGGCACCTGGTGCGGCCTGGTGATGGTCTTTAGCGTGCGCAACGGCGAGCCGCTGGCGATCGTCAACGACGGTCTATTGCAGCATATGCGGGTTGGCGGCTGCGCCGGCTTGGGCGCGAAATATTTGTCACGGCAAGACGCCTGTGACGTCGGCATCTTCGGCTCCGGCGGCATGGCGCGCAGTTATCTCGAAGCGTTTTACGAAGTGCGCAAGCTGCGCCGCGTGCGCGTTTACAGCCCGACCAAGGCCAACCGCGAAGCCTTCGCGCGCGAGATGACCGGCAAGTTGGACATCGAGGTCGTGGCGGTGGACGGGCCGGAAAAAGTCGTACGCGAGGCAGACATCGTCGCCACCTGCACCGACTCGACCCAGACCGTTTTCGATCAACCGGAGTGGCTCAAGGAAGGCGCCCATATCACCTGCGTGCGCGCCTGCGAAGTGGGCCCCAAAGTGATCAAACAGTGCGATCTCTCGGTCAAGCTCGGGCGCAACACTTTTGAAGCGATGGACGAAGGCATGATTCGCTTGCACGGCAACGCCGGCTTCATTGCCGGCCAGCCGGAGGAGCGGGCGCGCATTCCCAACCCGGCGGTGGACAATTACAAGGGCGACTACTTCAAATACTTCATGGATATCCGCAGCGGCAAAGTGCCCGGCAGGCAAAACAATAAGCAAGTGACTTTCTTCATCAATGCCGGCACTCAGGGACTCCAGTTTGCGGCCTGCGCCGGCAAAGTCGTCGAGCTGGCGAAACAGAAAAAGATGGGGCGCGAGCTGCCGACCGAGTGGTTTTTGCAAGATATCAGAGACTAA
- a CDS encoding fumarylacetoacetate hydrolase family protein, which produces MKILRFNDDRIGVVKSGDRVVDVSDTISARKAKGPQRVMEEVIAGWRKYRRRFEKVLAEQEGVPLGSVELRSPLARPGKCLAAFSNYIDRPGRTADNFPNEYFYKSPDLVGPGESVNLRDIPACVVYQPEAEFAFVMGKTAENVSEKNALDHVFGYVPMFDISTRGLVRRTQFIGKGQGAHGCCGPWIITKDEIPDPHNVIVKSWTNGEPRQNYNTGAMAHKVPNQIAWLTKFLTLSPGDVVLTGTFHEGLMPVNAGDTIEIEFENMGRAKFSVKGNSPRKDVPWLPGKNQPTPPPGGGMHVV; this is translated from the coding sequence TTGAAGATTCTGCGATTCAATGACGACCGCATCGGCGTCGTGAAAAGCGGCGATCGCGTCGTCGATGTTAGCGATACGATCAGCGCGCGCAAGGCCAAGGGGCCGCAGCGCGTCATGGAGGAAGTCATCGCAGGCTGGCGCAAGTATCGCCGCCGTTTCGAAAAAGTTTTGGCCGAACAGGAAGGCGTGCCGCTCGGTAGCGTTGAGCTGCGCAGCCCACTGGCGCGCCCGGGCAAATGTCTCGCGGCGTTCAGCAACTACATCGACCGGCCTGGCCGCACCGCGGACAATTTTCCCAATGAATATTTCTACAAGTCGCCGGACCTGGTCGGCCCCGGGGAATCGGTAAATCTCCGCGACATCCCGGCCTGCGTGGTCTATCAGCCCGAAGCCGAATTTGCTTTCGTCATGGGGAAAACCGCGGAAAACGTCTCGGAGAAAAACGCGTTAGATCATGTTTTCGGCTACGTGCCGATGTTCGATATTTCAACCCGAGGGCTAGTGCGGCGCACCCAGTTCATCGGCAAAGGGCAAGGCGCGCACGGCTGTTGCGGCCCGTGGATCATCACCAAGGACGAAATCCCCGACCCGCACAACGTGATCGTGAAGTCCTGGACCAATGGCGAGCCGCGCCAGAACTACAACACCGGCGCCATGGCCCATAAGGTGCCCAATCAGATCGCCTGGCTGACGAAATTTTTGACTCTGAGTCCCGGCGACGTCGTCCTCACGGGCACGTTCCACGAGGGACTGATGCCGGTGAATGCCGGCGATACGATTGAGATCGAATTCGAGAACATGGGCCGCGCCAAGTTCAGCGTCAAAGGCAACAGCCCGCGCAAAGACGTCCCCTGGCTGCCCGGCAAGAATCAACCGACACCGCCTCCCGGCGGCGGCATGCACGTGGTATAA
- a CDS encoding transglycosylase, with protein sequence MTLGYLQLIGRFKPVFWRSALGLLAGVIILASPTGAVAQPDWADDLDRDSLRTAIRRSISYLDKLPRERVVGEQPRRLSAGQVLDSLRAFERLLERWDCRPCFQKELQSRFELVPSSNDTELEQVLFTGYYQPILEASLTRTEEYRYPLYGTPADLVMAERVTLTPEVRIERVIGRADDVSFPAYYSRREIDEAGALLGRGIELAWAKDPVDIFFLQIQGSGVLQLPDGRRIHIGYAAQNGQPYRSIGRLLIDQEKIPKEEMSMQRLRRYLAENPAERDEILYYNESYVFFRLLEDGPFGSLGVTLTPGRSLATDSRLFPKGALAFVATEQPVVGADGEVRSWEPLSRFMLNQDTGGAIRGLQRGDIYFGGGAAAGAQAGYMNRQGKLFFLVLKDKAAAVKR encoded by the coding sequence ATGACGTTAGGTTACCTTCAATTGATTGGCCGGTTCAAGCCGGTTTTTTGGCGCAGCGCTCTCGGACTTCTGGCCGGTGTCATTATTTTGGCGAGCCCAACGGGCGCTGTTGCGCAACCCGATTGGGCCGACGACCTGGACCGCGATTCTTTGCGCACCGCGATCCGGCGCAGTATCAGCTATCTCGACAAGCTGCCGCGCGAGCGCGTGGTCGGTGAGCAGCCGCGCCGCCTGAGCGCCGGACAGGTGCTCGACTCGCTGCGGGCATTCGAGCGCTTGCTTGAACGCTGGGATTGTCGCCCCTGCTTTCAAAAGGAGCTGCAGTCGCGTTTCGAGCTGGTGCCGTCGTCCAACGATACCGAGCTGGAGCAGGTGTTGTTCACTGGCTACTACCAGCCGATACTCGAGGCGAGCCTGACGCGGACGGAGGAGTATCGCTATCCGCTCTACGGCACGCCGGCCGACTTGGTCATGGCGGAACGGGTAACGCTCACCCCGGAAGTGAGAATCGAAAGAGTCATCGGCCGCGCCGACGATGTGAGTTTCCCTGCCTACTATTCGCGGCGCGAGATCGATGAGGCCGGTGCTTTGCTTGGCCGTGGTATCGAGCTTGCCTGGGCGAAGGATCCGGTGGATATTTTTTTCTTGCAGATACAAGGCTCGGGAGTGTTGCAGTTGCCCGACGGCCGGCGAATTCACATCGGCTATGCGGCGCAAAACGGGCAACCCTATCGCAGCATTGGCCGTTTGCTGATCGATCAAGAGAAAATTCCCAAAGAAGAGATGTCGATGCAGCGGCTGCGCCGCTATCTGGCGGAGAATCCGGCGGAGCGCGATGAAATTCTCTACTATAACGAGAGCTACGTGTTCTTTCGGCTCTTGGAGGATGGACCGTTTGGCAGCCTCGGTGTGACGTTGACACCGGGGCGGTCACTGGCCACCGATTCGCGGCTGTTTCCCAAAGGCGCATTGGCGTTTGTTGCCACCGAGCAGCCAGTGGTCGGTGCCGACGGCGAGGTGCGCAGTTGGGAGCCCTTGTCGCGCTTTATGTTGAACCAGGACACCGGCGGGGCGATTCGCGGGCTACAGCGCGGCGACATTTACTTCGGCGGCGGCGCCGCGGCCGGCGCGCAAGCCGGTTACATGAATCGGCAGGGCAAATTGTTTTTTCTCGTCTTGAAGGACAAAGCCGCGGCGGTCAAGCGATGA
- a CDS encoding undecaprenyl-diphosphate phosphatase, translating into MEDWVIATILGAVEGLTEFLPVSSTGHLILFGHLLGFVGDKAHSFEVVIQLGAILSVVALYHDQFFLLIPRRRIYTDQKFTALEGWSGLMRIGLAMLPALAVGFVARKAIKEHLFSPTTVTAALLVGGIAILLVEKFLNKKTTNGLDTMSLTQAFGIGCFQVLSLWPGTSRSAATIIGGMLLGLNRRAAAEFSFIVAVPIMCIATGYEMLKMGGSLTDDEMDTLAIGFIVSFGVAAIAIQGFIQLINRWTLAPFGWYRIIAAPIFYYLTVGLKF; encoded by the coding sequence TTGGAAGATTGGGTGATCGCAACGATTCTGGGCGCCGTCGAAGGGCTAACCGAGTTTCTTCCGGTATCCTCCACCGGCCATCTCATACTGTTTGGCCATCTACTCGGCTTCGTCGGCGACAAAGCGCATAGCTTTGAAGTCGTCATTCAGCTTGGCGCGATTCTTTCGGTCGTGGCGCTCTACCACGACCAGTTTTTTCTACTGATCCCGCGCCGCCGCATCTATACCGACCAAAAATTTACCGCCCTGGAGGGTTGGTCGGGCCTCATGCGCATCGGCCTGGCTATGTTGCCTGCGCTGGCAGTTGGCTTCGTGGCGCGCAAAGCGATCAAGGAGCATCTCTTTTCTCCCACCACCGTCACCGCGGCGCTGCTGGTCGGCGGCATTGCGATATTGCTGGTTGAAAAATTCCTAAACAAGAAAACTACCAACGGGCTCGATACCATGAGCCTGACGCAGGCCTTCGGCATCGGCTGCTTTCAAGTCCTTTCGCTCTGGCCCGGCACGTCGCGCTCGGCGGCCACCATCATCGGCGGCATGCTGCTGGGCCTCAACCGCAGAGCAGCGGCCGAGTTTTCTTTCATCGTCGCCGTGCCAATTATGTGCATCGCCACGGGCTACGAGATGCTCAAGATGGGCGGCTCCCTGACTGACGACGAGATGGACACTCTAGCCATCGGTTTCATCGTTTCTTTCGGCGTCGCCGCCATCGCGATTCAAGGCTTCATCCAGCTTATCAACAGATGGACTCTGGCGCCTTTTGGATGGTATCGGATCATCGCCGCGCCGATCTTTTACTACTTGACCGTTGGCCTGAAATTCTAA